In one Actinomyces trachealis genomic region, the following are encoded:
- a CDS encoding sensor histidine kinase, with protein sequence MFLLVFAYLFTGLPHEPVPVGLTVLACIALPVFSAMPVVGMLLGIVATWAASSVEQDTGIVATLAVWSVISVLIARGCPRWIVYCFAYLVAVPVVWVAARQGQWVNGFIWIVLVGIPCVVLGELLRRQRDRAKENVRDRRQALVRQRRIIASELHDTVARDLAYAVMTAEQLKLAHPEDDDLVRGLDAVIEPVRMAVGQLRRSLQNITATDNDDAVLLSSVTSPRPITSVLADARRVLEARGASLEVEGTELFQSEGVLTPGMQQQVLRVVNELIDNATKYTSADGRVRITVETNGHALECMVTNPVDVNPSKDVALSSGIGLEGARRRVETLGGELVTNQGGGRWAVTFTVPVRGAWQNA encoded by the coding sequence GTGTTCCTGTTGGTCTTCGCATACCTCTTCACGGGACTGCCTCACGAACCGGTGCCAGTTGGGCTGACGGTGCTCGCCTGCATTGCGCTCCCTGTGTTCTCTGCGATGCCGGTAGTCGGCATGTTGCTGGGCATCGTGGCGACGTGGGCTGCTTCATCTGTTGAACAGGACACCGGTATCGTTGCGACTCTGGCGGTATGGAGTGTCATTAGCGTATTGATCGCTCGCGGTTGCCCCAGGTGGATAGTCTATTGCTTCGCGTATCTGGTTGCTGTTCCAGTAGTTTGGGTCGCGGCACGTCAAGGGCAATGGGTTAATGGTTTTATTTGGATAGTGCTTGTTGGGATTCCCTGTGTGGTGCTGGGTGAACTATTGCGCCGTCAGCGCGACCGCGCCAAAGAAAACGTTCGTGACAGGCGTCAGGCGCTGGTGCGGCAGCGTCGGATTATCGCCTCCGAGCTACATGACACGGTCGCGCGTGACCTCGCCTACGCGGTAATGACTGCCGAGCAATTGAAACTCGCTCACCCAGAAGACGATGATCTTGTGCGTGGACTTGATGCTGTGATCGAACCCGTGCGCATGGCCGTAGGCCAACTACGGCGCAGCCTGCAGAATATAACCGCGACGGACAATGATGACGCCGTGCTGCTTTCGTCTGTCACATCGCCGCGGCCTATTACATCAGTGCTCGCGGATGCGCGGCGCGTGCTAGAGGCACGTGGAGCTTCGTTGGAGGTTGAAGGGACAGAACTATTTCAGAGTGAGGGAGTCCTCACTCCGGGTATGCAGCAACAGGTGCTGCGGGTGGTCAACGAACTTATTGATAACGCTACTAAATATACATCCGCCGATGGTCGAGTCCGAATAACGGTTGAGACCAATGGCCATGCACTCGAATGTATGGTAACGAACCCCGTTGATGTGAACCCCTCGAAGGATGTCGCGCTCTCGTCGGGAATCGGTCTGGAGGGTGCCCGCCGACGGGTAGAGACTCTGGGCGGAGAGCTTGTCACTAACCAGGGTGGAGGGCGCTGGGCGGTGACTTTTACTGTACCTGTGCGAGGTGCGTGGCAGAACGCGTAG
- the modB gene encoding molybdate ABC transporter permease subunit, translating into MSARHHRAARSPLPAPVLLLGILGAAALTLPFVGLGTRVAWADVPMLLASGPARAALGLSLRTCVIATAVSVLLGVPLALLLARQWPGVRVARVLAVLPMTMPPVVAGIALLSTLGKRGLLGPALEAAGVQVSFTTTAVVIAQVFVSMPYLVVTLEAALRSRDGQAETVARTLGAGPWTVLGRVTLPLVAPALARGTALALGRSLGEFGATIAFAGSKEGVTRTMPLAIYLERENDTATSLALAVVLIALSLVVVGATNIPWSHLARPSRPEGVVPTPGADRGVRATGARGTAGTAGRAVHLSFTCAERGVTVTLDLEAGRSVALVGPNGSGKSTACAVLAGLLDAEGGSVSVGGRLLDGGAPGSVFVPAGRRGVALLSQAPGVFGHMSVLDNVAFGPRCRGLARAAARERALAELVAVGAAHLAHRPGSQLSGGQAARVALARALATDPAVLVLDEPMAALDVTARQDMRLLVARRVAEEGLTLLLVTHDVLDLTALADEVVVLESGRVVESGPTARLLAAPASSFTARLTGTSVLAGRLAGDAEAPVLVLADGTRVAGRPGEPWETPGGQGLALVPPDAVALYPVDGAAHGSPRNALPVTVTALERAGSLVQVRLALGDGQGLTAVVTAGAVADLGLKPGGAATCVVKAVQVRLLASRGSLSSEAAIPRKERS; encoded by the coding sequence GTGAGCGCCCGCCATCACCGGGCGGCCCGCAGCCCGCTGCCCGCCCCGGTCCTCCTGCTGGGGATCCTGGGTGCGGCGGCACTGACGCTGCCCTTCGTCGGCCTAGGCACGCGGGTGGCGTGGGCGGACGTGCCAATGCTGCTCGCCTCCGGCCCGGCGAGGGCGGCCCTGGGCCTGTCCCTGCGCACCTGCGTCATCGCGACGGCCGTGTCCGTGCTGCTCGGGGTCCCCCTGGCCCTGCTGCTGGCCCGACAGTGGCCGGGGGTCAGGGTGGCGCGCGTCCTGGCGGTGTTGCCGATGACGATGCCTCCGGTCGTCGCGGGCATCGCCCTGCTGTCGACCCTCGGCAAGCGCGGCCTGCTCGGCCCGGCACTGGAGGCGGCCGGGGTGCAGGTCTCCTTCACGACGACGGCGGTCGTCATCGCCCAGGTCTTCGTGTCGATGCCCTACCTCGTGGTGACGCTCGAGGCGGCACTGCGCAGCCGGGACGGGCAGGCGGAGACGGTGGCGCGCACGCTCGGGGCGGGCCCGTGGACGGTCCTGGGACGGGTCACGCTGCCCCTCGTGGCCCCGGCTCTGGCCCGGGGCACGGCCCTGGCGCTGGGCCGTAGCCTGGGCGAGTTCGGGGCGACCATCGCCTTCGCGGGCTCGAAGGAGGGGGTGACGCGCACGATGCCGCTGGCGATCTACCTGGAGCGGGAGAACGACACGGCAACCTCGCTGGCACTGGCGGTGGTGCTCATCGCCCTGTCCCTCGTCGTCGTCGGGGCGACGAACATCCCGTGGTCGCATCTGGCCCGCCCCTCCCGACCGGAGGGTGTTGTCCCGACGCCGGGGGCGGACCGGGGCGTGAGGGCGACCGGGGCTCGCGGCACGGCGGGCACCGCCGGCAGGGCCGTCCACCTGTCCTTCACCTGCGCCGAGCGGGGCGTCACCGTCACCCTGGACCTGGAGGCGGGACGGTCGGTTGCCCTCGTCGGCCCCAACGGCTCGGGCAAGTCGACGGCCTGTGCCGTGCTCGCCGGGCTGCTCGACGCCGAGGGAGGCAGCGTGAGCGTGGGGGGACGGCTGCTCGACGGCGGTGCCCCCGGCAGTGTCTTCGTCCCGGCCGGGCGGCGCGGGGTCGCCCTGCTGTCCCAGGCGCCGGGGGTCTTTGGCCACATGAGCGTCCTTGACAACGTTGCCTTCGGGCCGCGCTGCCGGGGGCTCGCACGCGCGGCGGCCCGCGAGCGCGCCCTGGCCGAGCTGGTCGCCGTCGGTGCGGCGCACCTGGCGCACCGGCCCGGCTCGCAGCTCTCCGGTGGGCAGGCCGCCCGTGTCGCGCTGGCGCGGGCCCTGGCCACGGACCCGGCGGTCCTCGTCCTCGATGAGCCGATGGCGGCCCTGGACGTCACCGCACGCCAGGACATGCGTCTGCTCGTCGCCCGCCGCGTGGCCGAGGAGGGTCTGACCCTCCTGCTGGTGACGCACGACGTCCTCGACCTCACGGCGCTGGCCGACGAGGTCGTCGTCCTCGAGTCCGGCCGCGTCGTGGAGTCTGGGCCCACGGCCCGGCTCCTGGCCGCCCCGGCCTCCTCCTTCACGGCACGCCTGACGGGCACGTCGGTGCTCGCCGGGCGTCTCGCGGGCGACGCCGAGGCCCCGGTCCTGGTCCTGGCGGACGGCACCCGGGTAGCGGGGCGTCCCGGGGAGCCGTGGGAGACGCCCGGCGGGCAGGGTCTGGCCCTCGTGCCGCCCGACGCCGTGGCGCTCTACCCGGTGGACGGTGCCGCTCACGGCTCACCGCGCAACGCCCTGCCCGTCACCGTCACCGCCCTGGAGCGGGCGGGCTCCCTGGTGCAGGTGCGACTGGCCCTGGGCGACGGGCAGGGGCTGACCGCCGTCGTCACCGCGGGCGCGGTCGCGGACCTGGGCCTGAAGCCGGGCGGTGCGGCCACCTGCGTCGTCAAGGCTGTCCAGGTGCGTCTGCTCGCCTCGCGCGGCTCGCTGTCCAGCGAGGCCGCCATCCCCCGCAAGGAGAGGTCATGA
- a CDS encoding ABC transporter ATP-binding protein translates to MPTSTESAYPGLSGADAASPTVVEARMLSKVYGTGGAQVTALDHVSLAVSRGQFVAVMGPSGSGKSTLLHCLAGLDTPDAGSVFIAGEDLAGMNDRQLTAVRRDRLGFVFQAFNLLPQLTAEENILLPLRLAHRKPEQNWYDAVIDSLGIGDRLGHRPSELSGGQQQRVAVARALVGRPEVVFADEPTGALDSASAASLLETLARMCEVLGQTVVMVTHDENAAEATNRIVRLRDGRIVGDDVLARPAGQHAAPAAAVQGVR, encoded by the coding sequence ATGCCGACTTCCACTGAATCCGCCTATCCGGGACTGTCCGGAGCCGATGCGGCTTCGCCGACCGTGGTCGAGGCCCGCATGCTGAGCAAGGTCTACGGCACCGGCGGCGCGCAGGTCACGGCCCTGGACCATGTCTCCCTGGCCGTCAGTCGCGGCCAGTTCGTGGCGGTGATGGGTCCGTCCGGCTCGGGCAAGTCCACCCTGCTGCACTGCCTGGCGGGCCTGGACACCCCGGACGCAGGCAGCGTGTTCATCGCCGGGGAGGACCTGGCCGGGATGAATGACCGCCAGCTGACGGCGGTGCGCCGTGACCGGCTCGGCTTCGTGTTCCAGGCCTTCAACCTGCTGCCCCAGCTGACGGCGGAGGAGAACATCCTGCTGCCGCTGCGGCTGGCCCACCGCAAGCCCGAGCAGAACTGGTACGACGCCGTCATCGACTCCCTGGGGATCGGGGACCGGCTCGGGCACCGGCCCAGTGAGCTGTCCGGCGGGCAGCAGCAGCGCGTGGCGGTGGCCCGCGCCCTGGTGGGACGTCCGGAGGTCGTCTTCGCCGACGAGCCCACCGGAGCCCTGGACAGCGCCTCGGCCGCCTCCCTGCTGGAGACGCTGGCCCGCATGTGCGAGGTGCTGGGGCAGACGGTGGTCATGGTCACCCACGATGAGAACGCGGCCGAGGCAACCAACCGGATCGTCCGGCTGCGGGACGGGCGGATCGTCGGCGACGACGTGCTCGCCCGCCCCGCCGGCCAGCACGCCGCCCCGGCGGCCGCCGTGCAGGGGGTGCGCTGA
- a CDS encoding zinc-binding dehydrogenase, whose protein sequence is MRAVLMRAPGDVVIDEIDVPRVVKPTDAVLKLEAACICGSDLWPYRGLQPVENQYMGHEYVGTVVELGDEVSTLTVGDFVIGSFMLSDGTCEICQAGYTSRCVNAGSYTGSQAEYMRVEQADGSLVVVPGGKPEDPQKIADYLAASDVLGTGWFAAVAAQAGPGKTIAVVGDGAVGLSAVLAAKALGAETVIAFSRHEDRAALAREFGADIIIAERGEEGAAKVRELTNDYGAHGVCEAVGTQQSMDQAIASCRPGGYVGFVGVSHDQTIDGLGLFMAEVHLHGGPAPVRAYLPDLIRRIQADEIHPGKVFTSRIPLKDAAEGYKAMDERREIKVLLEV, encoded by the coding sequence ATGCGCGCCGTCCTCATGCGCGCTCCCGGCGACGTCGTCATCGACGAGATCGACGTGCCTCGCGTCGTCAAGCCCACCGACGCGGTCCTCAAGCTGGAGGCCGCCTGCATCTGCGGCTCGGACCTGTGGCCCTACCGGGGCCTGCAGCCGGTGGAGAACCAGTACATGGGCCACGAGTACGTCGGCACGGTCGTCGAGCTCGGGGACGAGGTGAGCACGCTCACGGTGGGCGACTTCGTCATCGGCTCCTTCATGCTCTCGGACGGCACCTGTGAGATCTGCCAGGCGGGCTACACCTCGCGCTGCGTCAACGCCGGCAGCTACACCGGCTCGCAGGCCGAGTACATGCGCGTGGAGCAGGCCGACGGCTCCCTCGTCGTCGTGCCCGGAGGAAAGCCCGAGGACCCGCAGAAGATCGCCGACTACCTCGCGGCCTCCGACGTGCTGGGCACCGGCTGGTTCGCCGCCGTGGCCGCCCAGGCCGGCCCGGGCAAGACCATCGCCGTCGTCGGCGACGGTGCCGTGGGTCTCAGCGCAGTGCTGGCCGCCAAGGCGCTCGGCGCGGAGACGGTCATCGCCTTCTCCCGCCACGAGGACCGGGCGGCCCTGGCGCGCGAGTTCGGCGCCGATATCATCATCGCCGAGCGCGGCGAGGAGGGCGCGGCCAAGGTCAGGGAGCTGACGAACGACTACGGCGCCCACGGGGTGTGCGAGGCCGTCGGCACCCAGCAGTCCATGGACCAGGCGATCGCCTCCTGTCGGCCCGGCGGCTACGTCGGCTTCGTGGGCGTCTCGCACGACCAGACGATCGACGGCCTGGGGCTGTTCATGGCCGAGGTGCACCTGCACGGTGGGCCGGCGCCGGTGCGCGCCTACCTGCCCGACCTCATCCGCCGGATCCAGGCCGACGAGATCCACCCCGGCAAGGTCTTCACCTCCCGCATCCCCCTCAAGGACGCGGCCGAGGGCTACAAGGCGATGGATGAGCGCCGCGAGATCAAGGTGCTGCTGGAGGTCTGA
- a CDS encoding response regulator has translation MPTPDTLPTEGTSDTPIRVVAVDNDVYVLHALRTYLESAPQIELLRAFESATDALAFLRGRNVDVVLTDVRMPGMDGLELLSRIKQDSPETAVVLLTGFDDDTAMLTALTQHANGFLYKTDEPNEVVRAIVAAHHGGTSISPDAASRLVADHLRPVQRRRAPDGVTPAEQNVLGLLCEGMSNAEIAEKLFIAESTVKRHVSSLMHKYGVDSRLRLVIEATKAQHP, from the coding sequence ATGCCTACCCCTGACACACTCCCAACAGAGGGAACCAGCGACACCCCCATCCGGGTGGTCGCCGTGGACAACGACGTGTACGTCCTGCACGCGCTGCGCACCTACTTGGAGAGCGCGCCCCAGATCGAGCTGCTGCGCGCCTTCGAGTCCGCCACGGACGCACTGGCCTTCCTGCGCGGCAGGAACGTCGACGTCGTGCTCACCGATGTACGCATGCCCGGCATGGACGGTCTTGAGCTGCTGTCGCGCATCAAGCAGGACTCTCCAGAAACAGCCGTGGTACTCCTGACCGGCTTCGACGATGACACCGCCATGTTGACTGCGTTGACTCAGCACGCCAACGGCTTCCTGTACAAGACCGATGAGCCGAATGAAGTCGTCCGTGCCATCGTCGCCGCGCACCACGGCGGCACCAGCATCTCCCCGGACGCTGCCTCCAGACTGGTCGCCGACCACCTGCGCCCGGTGCAGCGAAGGAGGGCTCCCGACGGCGTCACCCCGGCCGAGCAGAACGTCCTGGGCCTGCTGTGTGAGGGCATGTCCAACGCAGAGATCGCGGAGAAGCTGTTCATCGCCGAGAGCACCGTCAAACGCCACGTGTCGAGTCTGATGCACAAGTACGGCGTCGATTCACGCCTGCGGCTCGTAATTGAAGCCACCAAGGCTCAACATCCGTAG
- a CDS encoding HsdM family class I SAM-dependent methyltransferase — protein MQYVGSRQVRKSRGAFFTPEPIATFIAQWALRSPTDTVLEPSCGEAIFLQAAARRIESLGGRPTPHQLHGVDLHEQSVLRARDALAARGVQATVSVSDFFDHTVGAPVDAVIGNPPYIRYQDFHGRSRSKARAAALAQGVALTALASSWAAFTVHAASFLTRGGRMGLVLPAELLSANYAAAVREYLLRRFTSVRLVLFAERVFPDVQEEVVLLLAQGYDAEPGGTDHFEVVQLHNMEDLSHQTPSRRWTPAFPGEKWTTALASSPAYTQLTTQASAVFTTLSQWGRVSLGTVTGANTFFALTSARVTELGLAPADLVRLSPPGSTHLRRLTLTSEDMSHLDATGKPTFLFFPEDEPSAAGWALIRAGEAAGVSDAYKCRVRSPWWRVPLAPRADLFITYMNDDCVSVCANEADVAHLNSVHGLILDEGLRDLPLPLLALASHNSVTALGAEVVGRAYGGGLLKLEPTEARRLPVPAPGLIRARLDPLQALWSHAREMLVEDGTTALRYAVDDALDLPRVVGAFALEEMRDMRETLTQRRHCRKKTV, from the coding sequence ATGCAGTACGTCGGCTCCCGACAGGTTCGCAAGAGCCGCGGCGCCTTCTTCACCCCCGAGCCCATCGCCACCTTCATTGCGCAGTGGGCACTGCGCTCACCCACTGACACCGTCCTGGAGCCCTCCTGCGGTGAGGCCATCTTCTTGCAGGCCGCTGCTCGACGTATCGAGTCACTGGGCGGCAGGCCGACACCCCATCAGCTGCACGGCGTGGACCTGCATGAGCAGTCTGTGCTCCGGGCACGCGATGCTCTTGCCGCCCGCGGCGTCCAAGCGACTGTGTCCGTCTCCGACTTCTTCGACCACACGGTCGGAGCGCCGGTCGATGCCGTCATCGGCAACCCGCCGTACATTCGCTACCAGGATTTTCACGGCAGGTCGCGCAGCAAGGCTCGCGCCGCCGCCCTGGCCCAAGGGGTGGCCTTGACTGCGCTCGCCTCCTCCTGGGCCGCCTTCACTGTTCACGCGGCCTCATTCCTCACCCGTGGGGGCCGGATGGGCCTCGTCCTTCCCGCTGAGCTGCTGTCAGCGAACTATGCGGCAGCCGTACGGGAGTACTTGTTGCGGCGCTTCACCTCGGTACGCCTGGTGCTATTCGCCGAGCGCGTCTTTCCGGACGTCCAGGAAGAGGTCGTTCTTCTCCTTGCGCAGGGATACGACGCCGAGCCAGGTGGGACTGACCACTTCGAGGTCGTCCAGCTCCACAACATGGAGGACCTCAGTCACCAGACACCTTCTCGCCGGTGGACTCCCGCCTTCCCGGGCGAGAAGTGGACAACTGCCTTAGCAAGCTCGCCTGCGTACACCCAGCTGACCACCCAGGCGTCGGCAGTCTTCACCACGCTGAGTCAATGGGGGCGTGTGTCCTTGGGGACCGTGACCGGCGCCAACACCTTTTTCGCGCTGACGTCAGCGCGAGTCACGGAGCTGGGACTCGCACCGGCGGACCTGGTGCGTCTGAGCCCACCCGGCTCGACCCACCTGCGTCGCCTCACCCTCACCTCCGAGGACATGTCCCACCTCGACGCCACAGGCAAGCCAACCTTCCTCTTCTTCCCCGAGGATGAGCCTTCCGCCGCGGGCTGGGCCCTGATCCGTGCCGGAGAGGCGGCGGGCGTCTCGGACGCCTACAAGTGCCGTGTCCGCTCGCCGTGGTGGCGGGTTCCTCTGGCTCCACGGGCCGATCTGTTCATCACCTACATGAACGACGACTGTGTGAGCGTGTGCGCCAATGAGGCCGATGTCGCCCACCTGAACTCCGTTCACGGTCTCATCCTGGATGAGGGGCTGCGTGACCTGCCCCTGCCACTGCTGGCGCTCGCCTCGCACAACTCGGTGACGGCGCTCGGTGCGGAGGTCGTCGGCCGCGCATATGGTGGCGGACTGCTCAAGCTCGAGCCCACGGAGGCGCGGCGTCTGCCTGTTCCAGCACCCGGTCTCATTCGCGCCCGGCTCGATCCCCTTCAGGCACTGTGGTCTCATGCGCGCGAGATGCTGGTTGAGGATGGCACCACCGCCCTCCGGTACGCCGTCGATGATGCTTTGGATCTGCCGAGGGTCGTCGGTGCCTTCGCGCTTGAGGAGATGCGCGACATGCGCGAGACCCTGACCCAACGTCGCCACTGCCGAAAGAAGACGGTCTGA
- a CDS encoding molybdopterin-synthase adenylyltransferase MoeB — translation MTHRDGIWEAVVDDSRRKALSAAERERYARNILVPEVGTAGQERIRAARVLIVGVGGLGSPVALYLAAAGVGTLGLVDPDVVEISNLQRQVLHSTEAVGTLKTASAHAALTALNPDVAVVAVPERVTEDNALEVLGGWDVVVDATDNVPVRYLLGDTTVRLGVPFVHGAVLGTYGQVGVFDVEHGPCYRCLRPVPPPAGSVPTGVEAGVLGVLPGVIGSVQAAEVLKLVVGGARPLIGRLLVFDAWGARVDEVRVTRHPDCPVCGPHAAPGRED, via the coding sequence ATGACGCACCGCGACGGCATTTGGGAGGCGGTCGTCGACGACTCGCGCCGGAAGGCGCTGTCGGCGGCCGAGCGTGAGCGCTACGCGCGCAACATCCTCGTGCCCGAGGTCGGCACGGCCGGCCAGGAGCGGATCCGTGCGGCACGCGTCCTCATCGTGGGCGTCGGCGGGCTGGGCTCCCCCGTCGCCCTGTACCTGGCGGCCGCCGGTGTCGGCACGCTCGGCCTCGTGGACCCCGACGTCGTGGAGATCTCGAACCTCCAGCGCCAGGTCCTGCACAGCACTGAGGCCGTCGGCACTCTCAAGACCGCCTCGGCGCACGCGGCACTGACTGCCCTCAACCCGGACGTGGCGGTGGTGGCGGTGCCCGAGCGGGTGACGGAGGACAACGCCCTGGAGGTCCTTGGCGGGTGGGACGTCGTCGTCGACGCCACCGACAACGTCCCCGTCCGCTACCTGCTCGGCGACACCACCGTCCGGCTCGGCGTGCCGTTCGTGCACGGGGCGGTCCTTGGCACCTACGGCCAGGTGGGTGTCTTCGACGTCGAGCACGGGCCCTGCTACCGGTGTCTGCGGCCGGTTCCGCCGCCTGCCGGGTCGGTACCGACCGGCGTAGAGGCTGGTGTCCTTGGGGTCCTGCCCGGGGTTATCGGCTCGGTGCAGGCCGCGGAGGTCCTCAAGCTCGTCGTCGGGGGTGCTCGGCCTCTCATCGGGCGCCTGCTCGTGTTCGACGCCTGGGGGGCACGCGTGGACGAGGTCCGGGTGACGCGCCACCCGGACTGCCCCGTGTGCGGGCCGCACGCCGCACCCGGGCGTGAGGACTGA
- a CDS encoding FtsX-like permease family protein — protein MPAMLDLRRTVAALVAVAMSAALIVVSLIISDSSTAQMTAAARASVGDADVVVIADSHDDATDGTLPEQAVRDVTAADGVASVRPYIEGSTWIVHPAGSAYSTHPFVLEVPEIGGGTRLMSGRLPEKEGEVALSPAAAQAQDLEVGSTVSFKKAFTEAENSSTATVVGIIQAGAEITRRGAASEYVFATAEERAVLGVPETPVVLYVTGSVGANSATLMNSVEQAAKYSQPGAGVYTASDITVMRTSEQSAVDSLTMTLFQLLGPACAVVAGIVIATTFSTLVARQARQTGLLRCIGATRRQVLGSVLRTGLITGLVGSVLGTGLGIGLAALVSRAGLVEGLEWRYFTVSSRSLLLGAFLGTVVTLVAVLRPARRATRVSPLVALTGQVSDERSLSRRRVIGAIVGLVVVVIGLVITGLSIQVRAVEYTAVGAVILVLGVLAGLPLLVIGASRATERLVGGARRPVLQLATRNLARNPGRAAATTASLLVSVAVASTLVTGLASVRASMDGYVNSGSPIDIRVSAIPADADTSALTARVENADDVDRTVLVPMLDVRISPETIGGNEITVSAVDVAEVSPVIRSHTGLEGLDDNTLIVGGIYHLPEGTPVTLTGPAGSAELTVHVEEGGFGPVITPAVAKKLVGDNLTSSSLWVRTVGDGSNAATGSQVRQLLQGEGYVITTAAASRTTFTNYINWIIAVIVVVLAFTLLITLSGMANTTDVSVLERVREIGVLRATGVQRRQVGGLFITEAALTSLLGGVIGVLLGTVLGLAGVAAAMGADTGSDLVLRVPWLWLVAILLAAAAVGVLAALRPSNRAASVVAVTAIAQE, from the coding sequence ATGCCCGCCATGCTCGACCTGCGCCGCACCGTGGCCGCCCTGGTGGCGGTCGCCATGAGCGCCGCACTCATAGTTGTCAGCCTTATCATCTCCGATTCTTCGACCGCCCAGATGACGGCGGCGGCTCGCGCCTCGGTCGGCGACGCCGACGTGGTCGTCATCGCCGACAGCCATGACGACGCCACGGACGGGACCCTGCCCGAACAGGCGGTCCGGGACGTCACCGCCGCCGACGGCGTGGCCAGCGTGCGTCCCTACATTGAGGGCTCGACTTGGATTGTGCACCCGGCGGGTTCCGCATATAGCACACATCCCTTCGTGCTCGAGGTGCCCGAAATAGGTGGCGGGACACGCTTGATGTCGGGACGTCTACCGGAGAAGGAGGGAGAGGTAGCCCTTTCCCCGGCCGCTGCGCAGGCCCAGGACCTTGAAGTTGGAAGTACCGTATCCTTCAAAAAAGCGTTCACTGAAGCTGAGAATAGTTCGACCGCAACGGTTGTGGGCATAATTCAAGCCGGTGCTGAGATAACCCGACGCGGCGCGGCTAGCGAGTATGTCTTTGCGACTGCGGAAGAACGTGCGGTACTCGGGGTGCCGGAGACTCCTGTTGTTCTATATGTGACGGGCTCTGTGGGTGCAAATTCCGCTACGCTCATGAATTCGGTCGAGCAGGCTGCTAAGTATTCTCAGCCGGGCGCGGGTGTTTACACCGCTTCCGATATCACGGTAATGCGGACCTCTGAACAGAGTGCGGTGGATTCGCTGACGATGACACTGTTCCAGTTGCTGGGACCGGCGTGTGCTGTGGTTGCGGGAATAGTGATTGCGACTACGTTCAGCACTCTGGTAGCTCGGCAGGCGCGACAGACCGGTCTGTTGCGTTGCATCGGAGCCACCCGGCGCCAGGTGCTCGGATCGGTGCTGCGCACCGGGCTGATCACCGGGCTGGTGGGCTCGGTGTTGGGTACCGGGCTTGGCATTGGATTGGCCGCGCTGGTGTCACGCGCAGGCCTGGTTGAGGGCCTGGAATGGCGGTACTTCACAGTCTCATCACGGTCGCTTCTCCTAGGGGCCTTCCTCGGCACCGTAGTGACGCTGGTGGCGGTGCTGCGTCCGGCCCGTCGCGCCACCCGAGTCTCCCCCTTGGTGGCCCTGACGGGACAGGTGAGCGATGAGCGCTCGCTCAGCCGTCGGCGCGTGATCGGCGCGATCGTGGGACTGGTGGTAGTAGTGATCGGTTTGGTCATTACTGGATTGAGCATTCAAGTGCGGGCCGTTGAGTACACGGCTGTCGGCGCGGTCATTCTGGTGCTGGGTGTACTGGCAGGGCTGCCGCTGCTGGTTATTGGTGCCTCCCGTGCCACGGAGCGACTCGTCGGTGGAGCGCGTCGGCCAGTGTTGCAACTCGCCACCCGTAACCTGGCCCGTAACCCGGGGCGCGCAGCCGCTACTACCGCCTCGCTGCTGGTTTCTGTGGCCGTGGCCTCCACTCTGGTCACCGGTCTTGCCAGCGTACGGGCATCAATGGATGGATATGTCAATAGCGGCAGTCCCATAGACATCCGGGTCAGCGCAATTCCCGCCGATGCCGATACGTCAGCACTGACCGCCCGGGTAGAGAACGCGGACGACGTTGACCGGACGGTGCTGGTACCCATGCTGGATGTGAGGATTTCTCCGGAGACGATTGGAGGAAATGAGATCACCGTTTCCGCGGTGGATGTGGCTGAGGTCTCTCCGGTCATTCGTTCCCACACGGGGTTGGAGGGACTTGATGACAACACACTGATCGTTGGAGGGATCTATCACCTTCCGGAGGGTACGCCCGTGACGCTCACGGGGCCTGCGGGCAGTGCCGAGCTGACCGTGCACGTGGAGGAGGGCGGCTTCGGGCCGGTCATTACGCCCGCGGTCGCAAAGAAACTGGTCGGAGACAACCTAACGAGTTCATCCCTGTGGGTGCGTACCGTCGGCGACGGCAGTAACGCCGCAACGGGTTCGCAGGTGCGTCAACTCCTACAAGGGGAAGGCTACGTCATCACGACCGCTGCAGCCAGCCGCACCACATTCACTAACTACATCAACTGGATCATCGCGGTTATCGTCGTGGTACTGGCCTTCACGCTCCTGATCACCCTGTCCGGCATGGCCAATACCACGGACGTGAGCGTGCTGGAACGGGTCCGAGAGATCGGTGTGCTGCGGGCCACCGGCGTACAACGGCGTCAGGTAGGAGGACTCTTCATCACCGAGGCGGCACTGACCTCGCTGCTGGGCGGCGTGATCGGAGTCCTCTTGGGCACGGTTTTGGGTCTGGCGGGCGTAGCCGCTGCCATGGGCGCCGACACCGGGTCGGACCTGGTACTGCGGGTGCCCTGGCTATGGCTGGTGGCGATCCTGCTCGCAGCCGCGGCGGTCGGCGTGCTCGCCGCACTGCGCCCCAGCAACCGTGCCGCATCGGTAGTTGCAGTCACGGCGATTGCTCAAGAGTGA